One genomic segment of Panicum virgatum strain AP13 chromosome 2N, P.virgatum_v5, whole genome shotgun sequence includes these proteins:
- the LOC120663054 gene encoding non-homologous end joining protein Ku-like, with translation MASTSSLPVMALVVALMLVLGSGTCHAARRLADATAPSAAPAAAIPAVPKPTVPAVPTVPQIPAVPAVTVPPIPAVPTVPAVTVPTVPTVPAMPGAALPPVPAVVMPAVPKVSLPPMPAVPGIPKVTLPPMASMSIPGVPTIPFLAPPPKA, from the coding sequence ATGGCTTCCACCTCGAGCCTCCCCGTAATGGCCCTTGTCGTGGCACTCATGCTAGTCCTAGGCAGCGGCACATGCCACGCGGCTCGCCGGCTTGCCGACGCCACGGCGCCCTCCGCAGCACCGGCAGCTGCCATCCCGGCCGTGCCGAAGCCGACGGTGCCGGCAGTTCCCACCGTGCCACAGATCCCTGCCGTACCCGCGGTCACCGTGCCACCGATTCCAGCGGTGCCGACCGTACCGGCGGTGACTGTGCCAACGGTGCCCACAGTGCCAGCCATGCCGGGCGCCGCGCTTCCACCGGTTCCCGCCGTCGTCATGCCTGCCGTGCCCAAGGTGTCATTGCCGCCGATGCCGGCGGTCCCTGGCATCCCGAAGGTGACGCTGCCGCCGATGGCGTCCATGTCCATCCCCGGCGTGCCAACAATCCCGTTCCTCGCGCCACCTCCCAAGGCCTAA
- the LOC120659130 gene encoding uncharacterized protein LOC120659130, with protein sequence MPHAHASDESTRRRSSASARARPYPLPEATLPFHLSSSPSSSSRRASTSRRPPLAFPPRFHSPEPIRLAPKLRSLSTRLTEPLPGRIGPAPRHGRYGHELSTKPPLPCYAAVAIAGHPKPMCRASASHCAPRTPLARLISAPLRCAVDRPRRWQERRSPWPPFVLHVEPFLRFSSARIKAVVR encoded by the exons ATGCCGCATGCCCATGCCAGCGACGAGTCCACGCGTCGGCGATCCTCGGCCTCCGCTCGAGCGCGTCCTTATCCTCTCCCCGAGGCCACGTTGCCCTTTCAcctttcctcttctccttcctcgagcTCGAGACGAGCGTCGACGTCGCGCCGACCACCCCTCGCTTTCCCGCCCCGTTTCCACTCCCCAGAGCCGATTCgcctcgccccgaagctccgTAGCCTCTCCACGAGATTGACCGAGCCTCtccccggccgaatcggcccggcgccgcgccatggccgctaCGGCCACGAGCTGAGCACCaagccgccgctcccctgctaTGCCGCTGTCGCCATCGCCGGCCACCCCAAGCCCATGTGCCGCGCCTCTGCGAGCCACTGCGCGCCGCGGACGCCCTTGGCCAGGCTGATCTCCGCGCCGCTCCGCTGCGCCGTCGACCGGCCTCGCCGCTGGCAGGAAcgccgctcgccatggccgccgtttGTCCTGCACGTCGAGCCTTTCCTCCGGTTCTCCTCCGCCCGAATCAAAGCCGTG gtacgctag
- the LOC120663057 gene encoding disease resistance protein PIK6-NP-like isoform X1: MDLVTGAMGNLAPKLYQLLKGEYELQNGVRKKLVFLHQELESMKPALEKVAQLPWDQHHKQAKVWACQMREVSYDVEDLLDTFLVRVQGSEPADQSKLKRALKKMGGLFGKAKARRDISSAIEDIKKQLQEVADRRDRCKIDEMVAKPADTSAIDPRLEAMYKEVTQLIGIDKSRGELLSMLSSPQGNEVSHEKMKIVSVVGVGGLGKTTLAKAVYDELKSQFDCGAFVPVGRNPDVKKVLRDILIDLDKKEFREPKYDILDVRQLINELKDFLQSKRSSLACSMGGLNFTTLELWHYM, encoded by the coding sequence ATGGATCTGGTGACGGGGGCGATGGGAAACCTCGCCCCCAAGCTGTACCAGCTGCTCAAAGGTGAATACGAGTTGCAGAATGGTGTGAGGAAGAAACTCGTGTTCCTCCATCAGGAGCTGGAGAGCATGAAGCCTGCCCTTGAAAAGGTGGCACAATTGCCGTGGGATCAGCATCACAAGCAGGCCAAGGTCTGGGCGTGTCAGATGAGGGAGGTGTCCTACGACGTAGAAGATCTACTCGACACCTTCCTTGTGCGTGTCCAGGGTTCTGAGCCCGCTGACCAGAGCAAGCTCAAACGCGCCCTGAAGAAGATGGGTGGCCTGTTCGGCAAAGCCAAGGCTCGCCGTGACATTTCTAGTGCCATCGAAGACATCAAGAAGCAACTCCAGGAGGTGGCTGACCGGCGCGACAGGTGCAAAATCGACGAGATGGTGGCCAAACCTGCTGACACTTCGGCAATTGATCCTCGTCTTGAGGCTATGTACAAAGAGGTGACTCAGCTCATTGGTATTGATAAGTCAAGAGGTGAGCTCCTATCAATGCTTTCATCGCCCCAGGGGAATGAGGTGTCCCATGAGAAGATGAAGATAGTTTCAGTTGTCGGAGTTGGAGGATTGGGCAAGACAACTCTTGCCAAAGCAGTGTATGATGAGCTTAAATCGCAATTTGATTGTGGggcttttgttccggttggtcGAAATCCTGACGTGAAGAAAGTCCTAAGAGACATTCTTATAGATCTTGACAAGAAAGAATTCAGGGAGCCGAAATATGATATATTGGACGTAAGGCAGCTCATCAACGAACTCAAAGATTTCCTCCAAAGCAAGAG
- the LOC120663057 gene encoding disease resistance protein PIK6-NP-like isoform X2, whose protein sequence is MDLVTGAMGNLAPKLYQLLKGEYELQNGVRKKLVFLHQELESMKPALEKVAQLPWDQHHKQAKVWACQMREVSYDVEDLLDTFLVRVQGSEPADQSKLKRALKKMGGLFGKAKARRDISSAIEDIKKQLQEVADRRDRCKIDEMVAKPADTSAIDPRLEAMYKEVTQLIGIDKSRGELLSMLSSPQGNEVSHEKMKIVSVVGVGGLGKTTLAKAVYDELKSQFDCGAFVPVGRNPDVKKVLRDILIDLDKKEFREPKYDILDVRQLINELKDFLQSKRTE, encoded by the exons ATGGATCTGGTGACGGGGGCGATGGGAAACCTCGCCCCCAAGCTGTACCAGCTGCTCAAAGGTGAATACGAGTTGCAGAATGGTGTGAGGAAGAAACTCGTGTTCCTCCATCAGGAGCTGGAGAGCATGAAGCCTGCCCTTGAAAAGGTGGCACAATTGCCGTGGGATCAGCATCACAAGCAGGCCAAGGTCTGGGCGTGTCAGATGAGGGAGGTGTCCTACGACGTAGAAGATCTACTCGACACCTTCCTTGTGCGTGTCCAGGGTTCTGAGCCCGCTGACCAGAGCAAGCTCAAACGCGCCCTGAAGAAGATGGGTGGCCTGTTCGGCAAAGCCAAGGCTCGCCGTGACATTTCTAGTGCCATCGAAGACATCAAGAAGCAACTCCAGGAGGTGGCTGACCGGCGCGACAGGTGCAAAATCGACGAGATGGTGGCCAAACCTGCTGACACTTCGGCAATTGATCCTCGTCTTGAGGCTATGTACAAAGAGGTGACTCAGCTCATTGGTATTGATAAGTCAAGAGGTGAGCTCCTATCAATGCTTTCATCGCCCCAGGGGAATGAGGTGTCCCATGAGAAGATGAAGATAGTTTCAGTTGTCGGAGTTGGAGGATTGGGCAAGACAACTCTTGCCAAAGCAGTGTATGATGAGCTTAAATCGCAATTTGATTGTGGggcttttgttccggttggtcGAAATCCTGACGTGAAGAAAGTCCTAAGAGACATTCTTATAGATCTTGACAAGAAAGAATTCAGGGAGCCGAAATATGATATATTGGACGTAAGGCAGCTCATCAACGAACTCAAAGATTTCCTCCAAAGCAAGAG AACAGAGTGA